From a region of the Bombus terrestris chromosome 8, iyBomTerr1.2, whole genome shotgun sequence genome:
- the LOC110119509 gene encoding L-aminoadipate-semialdehyde dehydrogenase-phosphopantetheinyl transferase, with translation MFQSIRWAFNWKEWNPSEKDFAYAISCIQLEEKQRLGRFVFRKDIRASLAGRLMMRKFVNEYEHIPYSAIVFARDAYNKPILKNVSSNLSFNVSHHGNYTVLAGETRNINLGIDVMKFEYTGGRQLPEFFRIMNRNFSPLEWEEINMFSNDFDKVSMFCRHWALKESYVKAIGKGITIDLRSMSFKTNSELMENSVTTDTVLYINDVKQDWLFEETLLNSQHCVAIALQKNGKAPNSQKKIFEYVNSDTLLANAIPLFSQDPKYTEEYFKKKEHP, from the coding sequence ATGTTTCAAAGTATTCGGTGGGCATTCAATTGGAAGGAATGGAATCCCAGTGAGAAGGACTTTGCTTATGCTATTTCTTGCATACAGTTAGAAGAGAAACAAAGATTAGGCAGATTTGTGTTTCGTAAAGATATTAGGGCTTCTCTTGCAGGTAGATTAATGATgagaaaatttgttaatgaGTATGAACATATTCCATACTCTGCTATAGTATTTGCAAGAGATGCATATAATAAacctattttaaaaaatgtttcttcaAACTTGTCTTTTAATGTATCTCATCACGGTAATTATACAGTTTTAGCAGGTGAAACAAGGAATATAAACTTAGGAATAGAtgtaatgaaattcgaatatactGGTGGTAGGCAATTGCCTGAATTTTTCCGTATAATGAATAGAAATTTTTCACCTTTAGAATGGGAAGAAATAAATATGTTTTCTAACGACTTTGATAAAGTTAGTATGTTCTGCAGGCATTGGGCATTGAAAGAAAGTTATGTGAAAGCTATAGGTAAAGGTATTACGATTGATCTTAGATCAATGTCTTTTAAAACTAATTCAGAACTCATGGAAAATTCTGTTACAACTGATACTGTTTTATACATAAATGATGTAAAACAAGATTGGTTGTTTGAGGAAACATTGTTGAATTCCCAACACTGTGTTGCTATAGCTTTGCAAAAAAATGGAAAAGCACCAAACtcgcaaaagaaaatatttgaatatgtaaACAGTGATACACTCTTAGCAAATGCTATTCCATTATTTTCACAAGATCCTAAATATacagaagaatatttcaaaaaaaagGAGCATCCAtaa
- the LOC100642641 gene encoding dynein axonemal intermediate chain 3 isoform X3, translating into MADEHGPHNEEKEKQDEQLNQDDKILQNEETEQGEYESTVEESRKREYSALAEDAMYDDDYSEAEDYGYMPKYEKDWTEAVKSISSETIDWEKEAKETVRLDISTLKERRRTIFDLDSYSASGPSTSDLLRLASVDYVPESPKEIRYSVSLGAPGIARINLSPLTQKVVGCVIGENVSTEYPWVYVRKEIIEDNIDLHEDSSDFLPIKNEIRMFPNSKILIGYVPSLTEEGQFYICLTEDGRDAVVEKIQKQREEHENRVRTAVYKPLGKWQEFNSSVEIEASVVKNTRPLLEIEVIGTADIFNASFQFEDRKVNDVRDGYIELLPYRQIFENIPRKLLSNMIQVTPDVRDVETQTALSVLTNCWVQYKYEYKSPDISKFTPDKVESLRSFLHRFSDYVCDQLLLNATWDIYTNDYGNLVRNIRDTQWPIPVSYEEHLSFHDEQHVANKVINDLCWHPLWTGIAFAAYTSYSKSQYLIGPKSNEEVVKACDNNFVLVWSFNDRLTPKLVLECPREVTSVAVSPLDGNLIVGGCANGQIVLWHIPGKIEKVEAVIVYTAAQIKHRIAIKTLTIWMQEVIGTSVIRPTAMSSLKESQKAAVTQIIWISPYDQLDSSGRITSLPEDTSVNDLSSQFVSASEDGTIAFWNLKLDEKWQMYEKEKKEKRKGTVIRPEALTKSISPFKVLDRVFKPYYILTIQHPNESRNVVITTMSMYAAKFTKKRTDVAPSMQDVTIRRYFENVIKKPDYVMKPMIHIGTVEGDFGCITWEGYDFTTDLNINTEICRWCWFKRIHDGPITHSVRSRLNRSWLATIGGKIFAIWKEDIGIPLFWKKSQVSLTAISWGSYRPTIVILTRLDGTVELWDFMVKTEEPCVMQSLSGRIITGIYTHELYLTPQCVGFCDFNGILRMFLAPDVFFKKDTACVEWMSNFIERQVKRVKSCREWLKRWTQTAYKEIEEKQRKAEKKKQEEEEKAVTSKTMEAEPLVEPLKKGLKTWEMIEESRERWKTRELKHMQQVLLEKKGLKKDDLERQREPILRLRQDAERKKKKLRQTLKMQESIFEHTKNLFFPKHQPETKRISVAPVPGKIDKPVTVEDTILEEEMMC; encoded by the exons ATGGCTGATGAACATGGGCCTCATAAtgaggagaaagagaaacaagATGAGCAACTTAATCAAGATGACAAAATTCTTCAAAATGAAGAAACTGAACAGGGAGAATATGAAAGTACAGTTGAAGAATCAAGGAAAAGGGAATATTCTGCGCTAGCAGAAGATGCCATGTATGATGACGATTATTCCGAAGCTGAAGATTATGGATACATGCCTAAATATGAAAAGGACTGGACGGAAGCAGTAAAGT CCATTTCTAGCGAAACCATAGATTGGGAAAAGGAAGCAAAGGAAACAGTACGCTTGGACATAagtacattaaaagaaagacgaagaacGATTTTCGATTTAGATTCTTATTCCGCTTCCGGTCCATCAACCAGCGATCTTCTACGTCTTGCTTCGGTGGATTATGTACCCGAATCACCGAAAGAAATTCGCTATTCTGTTTCACTA GGCGCACCAGGTATAGCAAGGATCAATTTGTCGCCTTTAACGCAAAAGGTAGTTGGCTGTGTCATAGGAGAAAACGTTAGCACCGAGTATCCTTGGGTATACGTTCGGAAAGAGATCATTGAAGACAATATAGATCTCCACGAAGACAGTAGCGATTTCCTGCCAATAAAAAACGAGATTCGAATGTTTCCGAATTCGAAGATACTAATCGGTTATGTTCCATCGTTAACCGAAGAAGGTCAGTTCTACATATGCTTGACGGAGGATGGCCGAGATGCTGTGGTCGAAAAAATTCAGAAACAAAGAGAGGAACATGAAAATCGTGTGAGGACCGCCGTCTATAAACCGTTAGGGAAATGGCAGGAATTTAACAGCAGTGTAGAGATCGAGGCGTCCGTCGTTAAGAATACTAGACCGCTGTTAGAGATCGAG GTAATAGGAACAGCAGATATATTCAATGCGTCATTCCAATTCGAAGACAGAAAAGTAAACGATGTTAGAGATGGATACATCGAACTTCTTCCTTACCGTcaaatctttgaaaatattcctCGTAAACTGTTAAGCAATATGATTCAAGTTACTCCGGATGTTCGAGATGTGGAAACTCAAACGGCTCTTTCGGTACTTACAAATTGTTGGGTTcagtataaatatgaatataagtCTCCGGATATATCGAAATTTACGCCAGATAAAGTAGAATCTTTGAGGAGCTTCCTTCATCGTTTCAGCGACTATGTGTGCGATCAA TTGTTGTTAAATGCTACTTGGGACATTTACACGAACGATTATGGCAATTTAGTGAGAAACATAAGAGACACACAGTGGCCGATACCTGTAAGCTATGAGGAACACTTGAGCTTTCACGATGAACAGCACGTGGCTAATAAAGTCATCAATGACCTTTGCTGGCATCCATTATGGACTGGTATAGCGTTCGCTGCCTATACGAGCTACTCAAAGAGTCAATATCTAATTGGACCTAAATCGAACGAGGAG GTAGTTAAGGCTTGCGACAATAATTTTGTTCTCGTATGGTCGTTTAACGATCGTTTGACACCAAAATTGGTTCTTGAATGTCCAAGGGAAGTGACATCCGTAGCTGTGAGTCCACTAGATGGAAATCTGATCGTAGGTGGTTGCGCAAATGGCCAG ATCGTACTATGGCACATCCCAGGTAAAATCGAGAAAGTGGAAGCGGTAATTGTGTATACAGCGGCTCAAATCAAGCATAGAATCGCGATAAAGACTTTGACCATATGGATGCAGGAAGTAATTGGAACGTCCGTAATCAGACCTACTGCAATGTCCTCGTTAAAAGAGAGCCAGAAGGCGGCTGTGACTCAGATTATATGGATTTCTCCGTACGATCAGCTTGATTCCAGTGGCAGAATTACATCGTTGCCAGAAGACACTAGTGTCAATGATTTATCGTCGCAATTTGTGTCTGCAAGCGAGGATGGTACGATCGCTTTCTGGAACTTGAAGTTAGATGAAAA atgGCAGATGTatgagaaggagaaaaaggagaaaaggaaagGGACCGTAATAAGACCAGAAGCATTGACAAAGTCGATATCTCCGTTTAAAGTACTAGACCGTGTTTTCAAGCCCTATTATATCTTGACAATCCAACATCCAAACGAAAGTCGAAACGTAGTAATAACTACTATGAGCATGTATGCAGCGAAATTTACGAAAAAACGCACTGACGTTGCTCCATCAATGCAAGATGTAACTATCCGGAGGTATTTTGAAAATGTTATCAAGAAACCAGATTATGTGATGAAACCGATGATACATATCGGTACTGTTGAAG GCGATTTTGGTTGCATCACGTGGGAAGGATACGATTTCACAacagatttaaatattaatacagaAATATGTCGATGGTGTTGGTTTAAAAGAATACACGATGGTCCTATAACACATTCTGTTAGATCTAGGCTAAATAGATCGTGGCTTGCAACCATAGGTGGCAAAATATTCGCTATTTGGAAAGAGGATATTGGTATACCGTTATTTTGGAAGAAATCACAAGTTAG CCTCACTGCTATTTCTTGGGGTAGTTATCGCCCCACGATAGTAATTCTAACACGATTAGATGGTACCGTCGAATTATGGGATTTCATGGTGAAAACAGAAGAACCATGCGTCATGCAGAGTCTGTCAGGTCGCATAATTACAGGGATTTACACACACGAATTATATTTGACTCCACAATGCGTAGGATTTTGCGATTTTAATGGTATCTTAAGGATGTTTCTCGCTCCCGATGTTTTTTTCAAGAAGGACACCGCTTGTGTAGAATGGATGAGTAATTTTATCGAACGCCAAGTTAAAAgg GTAAAGAGCTGTAGAGAATGGTTAAAGAGATGGACACAAACGGCTTATAAGGAAAtcgaagaaaaacaaagaaaagcagagaagaagaagcaagaggaagaagagaaagcaGTCACCTCTAAAACAATGGAAGCTGAACCTTTAGTAGAGCCTCTAAAAAAAGGCTTA AAAACATGGGAAATGATTGAAGAATCACGCGAAAGATGGAAAACAAGGGAGTTGAAGCACATGCAGCAAGTGCTTCTGGAGAAGAAAGGTTTAAAGAAAGACGACCTCGAAAGGCAGCGTGAACCTATTCTAAGATTACGGCAGGATgcagaaaggaagaagaaaaaattgcgGCAAACATTAAAAATGCAAGAAAGTATTTTTGAGCACACCAAAAACCTTTTCTTCCCTAAACATCAGCCAGAGACCAAGCGAATTTCCGTGGCGCCAGTGCCAGGAAAAATCGATAAACCAGTTACTGTGGAGGATACTATACTCGAAGAGGAAATGATG TGCTaa
- the LOC100642641 gene encoding dynein axonemal intermediate chain 3 isoform X2 gives MADEHGPHNEEKEKQDEQLNQDDKILQNEETEQGEYESTVEESRKREYSALAEDAMYDDDYSEAEDYGYMPKYEKDWTEAVKSISSETIDWEKEAKETVRLDISTLKERRRTIFDLDSYSASGPSTSDLLRLASVDYVPESPKEIRYSVSLGAPGIARINLSPLTQKVVGCVIGENVSTEYPWVYVRKEIIEDNIDLHEDSSDFLPIKNEIRMFPNSKILIGYVPSLTEEGQFYICLTEDGRDAVVEKIQKQREEHENRVRTAVYKPLGKWQEFNSSVEIEASVVKNTRPLLEIEVIGTADIFNASFQFEDRKVNDVRDGYIELLPYRQIFENIPRKLLSNMIQVTPDVRDVETQTALSVLTNCWVQYKYEYKSPDISKFTPDKVESLRSFLHRFSDYVCDQLLLNATWDIYTNDYGNLVRNIRDTQWPIPVSYEEHLSFHDEQHVANKVINDLCWHPLWTGIAFAAYTSYSKSQYLIGPKSNEEVVKACDNNFVLVWSFNDRLTPKLVLECPREVTSVAVSPLDGNLIVGGCANGQIVLWHIPGKIEKVEAVIVYTAAQIKHRIAIKTLTIWMQEVIGTSVIRPTAMSSLKESQKAAVTQIIWISPYDQLDSSGRITSLPEDTSVNDLSSQFVSASEDGTIAFWNLKLDEKWQMYEKEKKEKRKGTVIRPEALTKSISPFKVLDRVFKPYYILTIQHPNESRNVVITTMSMYAAKFTKKRTDVAPSMQDVTIRRYFENVIKKPDYVMKPMIHIGTVEGDFGCITWEGYDFTTDLNINTEICRWCWFKRIHDGPITHSVRSRLNRSWLATIGGKIFAIWKEDIGIPLFWKKSQVSLTAISWGSYRPTIVILTRLDGTVELWDFMVKTEEPCVMQSLSGRIITGIYTHELYLTPQCVGFCDFNGILRMFLAPDVFFKKDTACVEWMSNFIERQVKRVKSCREWLKRWTQTAYKEIEEKQRKAEKKKQEEEEKAVTSKTMEAEPLVEPLKKGLKTWEMIEESRERWKTRELKHMQQVLLEKKGLKKDDLERQREPILRLRQDAERKKKKLRQTLKMQESIFEHTKNLFFPKHQPETKRISVAPVPGKIDKPVTVEDTILEEEMMADSIGKLLQNFISEFFHQK, from the exons ATGGCTGATGAACATGGGCCTCATAAtgaggagaaagagaaacaagATGAGCAACTTAATCAAGATGACAAAATTCTTCAAAATGAAGAAACTGAACAGGGAGAATATGAAAGTACAGTTGAAGAATCAAGGAAAAGGGAATATTCTGCGCTAGCAGAAGATGCCATGTATGATGACGATTATTCCGAAGCTGAAGATTATGGATACATGCCTAAATATGAAAAGGACTGGACGGAAGCAGTAAAGT CCATTTCTAGCGAAACCATAGATTGGGAAAAGGAAGCAAAGGAAACAGTACGCTTGGACATAagtacattaaaagaaagacgaagaacGATTTTCGATTTAGATTCTTATTCCGCTTCCGGTCCATCAACCAGCGATCTTCTACGTCTTGCTTCGGTGGATTATGTACCCGAATCACCGAAAGAAATTCGCTATTCTGTTTCACTA GGCGCACCAGGTATAGCAAGGATCAATTTGTCGCCTTTAACGCAAAAGGTAGTTGGCTGTGTCATAGGAGAAAACGTTAGCACCGAGTATCCTTGGGTATACGTTCGGAAAGAGATCATTGAAGACAATATAGATCTCCACGAAGACAGTAGCGATTTCCTGCCAATAAAAAACGAGATTCGAATGTTTCCGAATTCGAAGATACTAATCGGTTATGTTCCATCGTTAACCGAAGAAGGTCAGTTCTACATATGCTTGACGGAGGATGGCCGAGATGCTGTGGTCGAAAAAATTCAGAAACAAAGAGAGGAACATGAAAATCGTGTGAGGACCGCCGTCTATAAACCGTTAGGGAAATGGCAGGAATTTAACAGCAGTGTAGAGATCGAGGCGTCCGTCGTTAAGAATACTAGACCGCTGTTAGAGATCGAG GTAATAGGAACAGCAGATATATTCAATGCGTCATTCCAATTCGAAGACAGAAAAGTAAACGATGTTAGAGATGGATACATCGAACTTCTTCCTTACCGTcaaatctttgaaaatattcctCGTAAACTGTTAAGCAATATGATTCAAGTTACTCCGGATGTTCGAGATGTGGAAACTCAAACGGCTCTTTCGGTACTTACAAATTGTTGGGTTcagtataaatatgaatataagtCTCCGGATATATCGAAATTTACGCCAGATAAAGTAGAATCTTTGAGGAGCTTCCTTCATCGTTTCAGCGACTATGTGTGCGATCAA TTGTTGTTAAATGCTACTTGGGACATTTACACGAACGATTATGGCAATTTAGTGAGAAACATAAGAGACACACAGTGGCCGATACCTGTAAGCTATGAGGAACACTTGAGCTTTCACGATGAACAGCACGTGGCTAATAAAGTCATCAATGACCTTTGCTGGCATCCATTATGGACTGGTATAGCGTTCGCTGCCTATACGAGCTACTCAAAGAGTCAATATCTAATTGGACCTAAATCGAACGAGGAG GTAGTTAAGGCTTGCGACAATAATTTTGTTCTCGTATGGTCGTTTAACGATCGTTTGACACCAAAATTGGTTCTTGAATGTCCAAGGGAAGTGACATCCGTAGCTGTGAGTCCACTAGATGGAAATCTGATCGTAGGTGGTTGCGCAAATGGCCAG ATCGTACTATGGCACATCCCAGGTAAAATCGAGAAAGTGGAAGCGGTAATTGTGTATACAGCGGCTCAAATCAAGCATAGAATCGCGATAAAGACTTTGACCATATGGATGCAGGAAGTAATTGGAACGTCCGTAATCAGACCTACTGCAATGTCCTCGTTAAAAGAGAGCCAGAAGGCGGCTGTGACTCAGATTATATGGATTTCTCCGTACGATCAGCTTGATTCCAGTGGCAGAATTACATCGTTGCCAGAAGACACTAGTGTCAATGATTTATCGTCGCAATTTGTGTCTGCAAGCGAGGATGGTACGATCGCTTTCTGGAACTTGAAGTTAGATGAAAA atgGCAGATGTatgagaaggagaaaaaggagaaaaggaaagGGACCGTAATAAGACCAGAAGCATTGACAAAGTCGATATCTCCGTTTAAAGTACTAGACCGTGTTTTCAAGCCCTATTATATCTTGACAATCCAACATCCAAACGAAAGTCGAAACGTAGTAATAACTACTATGAGCATGTATGCAGCGAAATTTACGAAAAAACGCACTGACGTTGCTCCATCAATGCAAGATGTAACTATCCGGAGGTATTTTGAAAATGTTATCAAGAAACCAGATTATGTGATGAAACCGATGATACATATCGGTACTGTTGAAG GCGATTTTGGTTGCATCACGTGGGAAGGATACGATTTCACAacagatttaaatattaatacagaAATATGTCGATGGTGTTGGTTTAAAAGAATACACGATGGTCCTATAACACATTCTGTTAGATCTAGGCTAAATAGATCGTGGCTTGCAACCATAGGTGGCAAAATATTCGCTATTTGGAAAGAGGATATTGGTATACCGTTATTTTGGAAGAAATCACAAGTTAG CCTCACTGCTATTTCTTGGGGTAGTTATCGCCCCACGATAGTAATTCTAACACGATTAGATGGTACCGTCGAATTATGGGATTTCATGGTGAAAACAGAAGAACCATGCGTCATGCAGAGTCTGTCAGGTCGCATAATTACAGGGATTTACACACACGAATTATATTTGACTCCACAATGCGTAGGATTTTGCGATTTTAATGGTATCTTAAGGATGTTTCTCGCTCCCGATGTTTTTTTCAAGAAGGACACCGCTTGTGTAGAATGGATGAGTAATTTTATCGAACGCCAAGTTAAAAgg GTAAAGAGCTGTAGAGAATGGTTAAAGAGATGGACACAAACGGCTTATAAGGAAAtcgaagaaaaacaaagaaaagcagagaagaagaagcaagaggaagaagagaaagcaGTCACCTCTAAAACAATGGAAGCTGAACCTTTAGTAGAGCCTCTAAAAAAAGGCTTA AAAACATGGGAAATGATTGAAGAATCACGCGAAAGATGGAAAACAAGGGAGTTGAAGCACATGCAGCAAGTGCTTCTGGAGAAGAAAGGTTTAAAGAAAGACGACCTCGAAAGGCAGCGTGAACCTATTCTAAGATTACGGCAGGATgcagaaaggaagaagaaaaaattgcgGCAAACATTAAAAATGCAAGAAAGTATTTTTGAGCACACCAAAAACCTTTTCTTCCCTAAACATCAGCCAGAGACCAAGCGAATTTCCGTGGCGCCAGTGCCAGGAAAAATCGATAAACCAGTTACTGTGGAGGATACTATACTCGAAGAGGAAATGATG GCAGATTCTATAGGCAAACTACTACAAAATTTTATCTCTGAATTTTTTCATCAAAAATGA
- the LOC100642641 gene encoding dynein axonemal intermediate chain 3 isoform X1 has translation MADEHGPHNEEKEKQDEQLNQDDKILQNEETEQGEYESTVEESRKREYSALAEDAMYDDDYSEAEDYGYMPKYEKDWTEAVKSISSETIDWEKEAKETVRLDISTLKERRRTIFDLDSYSASGPSTSDLLRLASVDYVPESPKEIRYSVSLGAPGIARINLSPLTQKVVGCVIGENVSTEYPWVYVRKEIIEDNIDLHEDSSDFLPIKNEIRMFPNSKILIGYVPSLTEEGQFYICLTEDGRDAVVEKIQKQREEHENRVRTAVYKPLGKWQEFNSSVEIEASVVKNTRPLLEIEVIGTADIFNASFQFEDRKVNDVRDGYIELLPYRQIFENIPRKLLSNMIQVTPDVRDVETQTALSVLTNCWVQYKYEYKSPDISKFTPDKVESLRSFLHRFSDYVCDQLLLNATWDIYTNDYGNLVRNIRDTQWPIPVSYEEHLSFHDEQHVANKVINDLCWHPLWTGIAFAAYTSYSKSQYLIGPKSNEEVVKACDNNFVLVWSFNDRLTPKLVLECPREVTSVAVSPLDGNLIVGGCANGQIVLWHIPGKIEKVEAVIVYTAAQIKHRIAIKTLTIWMQEVIGTSVIRPTAMSSLKESQKAAVTQIIWISPYDQLDSSGRITSLPEDTSVNDLSSQFVSASEDGTIAFWNLKLDEKWQMYEKEKKEKRKGTVIRPEALTKSISPFKVLDRVFKPYYILTIQHPNESRNVVITTMSMYAAKFTKKRTDVAPSMQDVTIRRYFENVIKKPDYVMKPMIHIGTVEGDFGCITWEGYDFTTDLNINTEICRWCWFKRIHDGPITHSVRSRLNRSWLATIGGKIFAIWKEDIGIPLFWKKSQVSLTAISWGSYRPTIVILTRLDGTVELWDFMVKTEEPCVMQSLSGRIITGIYTHELYLTPQCVGFCDFNGILRMFLAPDVFFKKDTACVEWMSNFIERQVKRVKSCREWLKRWTQTAYKEIEEKQRKAEKKKQEEEEKAVTSKTMEAEPLVEPLKKGLKTWEMIEESRERWKTRELKHMQQVLLEKKGLKKDDLERQREPILRLRQDAERKKKKLRQTLKMQESIFEHTKNLFFPKHQPETKRISVAPVPGKIDKPVTVEDTILEEEMMEMQRIDPNEEIIYHFMETQAKVLADLQKHPFQHSFNWENILRKKKTIRVTMDTELKKLNKSKKRFSIII, from the exons ATGGCTGATGAACATGGGCCTCATAAtgaggagaaagagaaacaagATGAGCAACTTAATCAAGATGACAAAATTCTTCAAAATGAAGAAACTGAACAGGGAGAATATGAAAGTACAGTTGAAGAATCAAGGAAAAGGGAATATTCTGCGCTAGCAGAAGATGCCATGTATGATGACGATTATTCCGAAGCTGAAGATTATGGATACATGCCTAAATATGAAAAGGACTGGACGGAAGCAGTAAAGT CCATTTCTAGCGAAACCATAGATTGGGAAAAGGAAGCAAAGGAAACAGTACGCTTGGACATAagtacattaaaagaaagacgaagaacGATTTTCGATTTAGATTCTTATTCCGCTTCCGGTCCATCAACCAGCGATCTTCTACGTCTTGCTTCGGTGGATTATGTACCCGAATCACCGAAAGAAATTCGCTATTCTGTTTCACTA GGCGCACCAGGTATAGCAAGGATCAATTTGTCGCCTTTAACGCAAAAGGTAGTTGGCTGTGTCATAGGAGAAAACGTTAGCACCGAGTATCCTTGGGTATACGTTCGGAAAGAGATCATTGAAGACAATATAGATCTCCACGAAGACAGTAGCGATTTCCTGCCAATAAAAAACGAGATTCGAATGTTTCCGAATTCGAAGATACTAATCGGTTATGTTCCATCGTTAACCGAAGAAGGTCAGTTCTACATATGCTTGACGGAGGATGGCCGAGATGCTGTGGTCGAAAAAATTCAGAAACAAAGAGAGGAACATGAAAATCGTGTGAGGACCGCCGTCTATAAACCGTTAGGGAAATGGCAGGAATTTAACAGCAGTGTAGAGATCGAGGCGTCCGTCGTTAAGAATACTAGACCGCTGTTAGAGATCGAG GTAATAGGAACAGCAGATATATTCAATGCGTCATTCCAATTCGAAGACAGAAAAGTAAACGATGTTAGAGATGGATACATCGAACTTCTTCCTTACCGTcaaatctttgaaaatattcctCGTAAACTGTTAAGCAATATGATTCAAGTTACTCCGGATGTTCGAGATGTGGAAACTCAAACGGCTCTTTCGGTACTTACAAATTGTTGGGTTcagtataaatatgaatataagtCTCCGGATATATCGAAATTTACGCCAGATAAAGTAGAATCTTTGAGGAGCTTCCTTCATCGTTTCAGCGACTATGTGTGCGATCAA TTGTTGTTAAATGCTACTTGGGACATTTACACGAACGATTATGGCAATTTAGTGAGAAACATAAGAGACACACAGTGGCCGATACCTGTAAGCTATGAGGAACACTTGAGCTTTCACGATGAACAGCACGTGGCTAATAAAGTCATCAATGACCTTTGCTGGCATCCATTATGGACTGGTATAGCGTTCGCTGCCTATACGAGCTACTCAAAGAGTCAATATCTAATTGGACCTAAATCGAACGAGGAG GTAGTTAAGGCTTGCGACAATAATTTTGTTCTCGTATGGTCGTTTAACGATCGTTTGACACCAAAATTGGTTCTTGAATGTCCAAGGGAAGTGACATCCGTAGCTGTGAGTCCACTAGATGGAAATCTGATCGTAGGTGGTTGCGCAAATGGCCAG ATCGTACTATGGCACATCCCAGGTAAAATCGAGAAAGTGGAAGCGGTAATTGTGTATACAGCGGCTCAAATCAAGCATAGAATCGCGATAAAGACTTTGACCATATGGATGCAGGAAGTAATTGGAACGTCCGTAATCAGACCTACTGCAATGTCCTCGTTAAAAGAGAGCCAGAAGGCGGCTGTGACTCAGATTATATGGATTTCTCCGTACGATCAGCTTGATTCCAGTGGCAGAATTACATCGTTGCCAGAAGACACTAGTGTCAATGATTTATCGTCGCAATTTGTGTCTGCAAGCGAGGATGGTACGATCGCTTTCTGGAACTTGAAGTTAGATGAAAA atgGCAGATGTatgagaaggagaaaaaggagaaaaggaaagGGACCGTAATAAGACCAGAAGCATTGACAAAGTCGATATCTCCGTTTAAAGTACTAGACCGTGTTTTCAAGCCCTATTATATCTTGACAATCCAACATCCAAACGAAAGTCGAAACGTAGTAATAACTACTATGAGCATGTATGCAGCGAAATTTACGAAAAAACGCACTGACGTTGCTCCATCAATGCAAGATGTAACTATCCGGAGGTATTTTGAAAATGTTATCAAGAAACCAGATTATGTGATGAAACCGATGATACATATCGGTACTGTTGAAG GCGATTTTGGTTGCATCACGTGGGAAGGATACGATTTCACAacagatttaaatattaatacagaAATATGTCGATGGTGTTGGTTTAAAAGAATACACGATGGTCCTATAACACATTCTGTTAGATCTAGGCTAAATAGATCGTGGCTTGCAACCATAGGTGGCAAAATATTCGCTATTTGGAAAGAGGATATTGGTATACCGTTATTTTGGAAGAAATCACAAGTTAG CCTCACTGCTATTTCTTGGGGTAGTTATCGCCCCACGATAGTAATTCTAACACGATTAGATGGTACCGTCGAATTATGGGATTTCATGGTGAAAACAGAAGAACCATGCGTCATGCAGAGTCTGTCAGGTCGCATAATTACAGGGATTTACACACACGAATTATATTTGACTCCACAATGCGTAGGATTTTGCGATTTTAATGGTATCTTAAGGATGTTTCTCGCTCCCGATGTTTTTTTCAAGAAGGACACCGCTTGTGTAGAATGGATGAGTAATTTTATCGAACGCCAAGTTAAAAgg GTAAAGAGCTGTAGAGAATGGTTAAAGAGATGGACACAAACGGCTTATAAGGAAAtcgaagaaaaacaaagaaaagcagagaagaagaagcaagaggaagaagagaaagcaGTCACCTCTAAAACAATGGAAGCTGAACCTTTAGTAGAGCCTCTAAAAAAAGGCTTA AAAACATGGGAAATGATTGAAGAATCACGCGAAAGATGGAAAACAAGGGAGTTGAAGCACATGCAGCAAGTGCTTCTGGAGAAGAAAGGTTTAAAGAAAGACGACCTCGAAAGGCAGCGTGAACCTATTCTAAGATTACGGCAGGATgcagaaaggaagaagaaaaaattgcgGCAAACATTAAAAATGCAAGAAAGTATTTTTGAGCACACCAAAAACCTTTTCTTCCCTAAACATCAGCCAGAGACCAAGCGAATTTCCGTGGCGCCAGTGCCAGGAAAAATCGATAAACCAGTTACTGTGGAGGATACTATACTCGAAGAGGAAATGATG GAAATGCAACGAATTGACCCGAATGAAGAGATCATTTACCATTTTATGGAAACGCAGGCTAAAGTGTTAGCGGATTTACAGAAGCATCCGTTTCAGCATTCGTTTAATTGGGAGAATATtctaagaaagaagaaaacgatacgCGTCACGATGGATACCGAGTTGAAAAAATTGAACAAATCGAAGAAGAGATTCAGCATAATCATATAA